From the Solanum stenotomum isolate F172 chromosome 4, ASM1918654v1, whole genome shotgun sequence genome, one window contains:
- the LOC125862960 gene encoding translation machinery-associated protein 22 isoform X1, whose amino-acid sequence MAEKLQTVEVLYCGVCGLPAEYCEFGSEFEKCKPWLIQNAPDLYPDLAKDSNLKEADKVSEQLQSTSISEGSSTSKKEEVKRLPGGKIKKKDKQEIIIEKVTRNRRKSITTIKGLEIFGVKLSDASKKLGKKFATGASVVKGPTEKEQIDVQGDISYDIVDFITETWPDVPESAIFFIEDGKKVPAA is encoded by the exons ATGGCGGAGAAGCTCCAAACAGTTGAGGTTCTATATTGTGGAGTTTGCGGGTTACCCGCTGAGTATTGTGAATTCGGATCCGAATTTGAGAAATGCAAACCCTGGTTGATCCAAAATGCACCCGATCTCTACCCAGACCTTGCTAAAG attcTAACTTGAAAGAAGCTGATAAAGTCTCTGAACAGCTCCAGTCGACGTCAATCTCGGAAG GTTCTTCTACATCTAAGAAAGAAGAAGTCAAGCGCCTTCCTGGTggaaagataaaaaagaaa GATAAACAGGAGATAATTATTGAAAAGGTCACCAGAAACAGACGAAAGAGTATCACTACCATCAAAGGCCTTGAAATCTTTG GTGTTAAACTAAGTGATGCTTCAAAAAAGCTTGGTAAAAAGTTTGCTACTGGAGCTTCTGTGGTTAAG GGACCAACTGAAAAGGAGCAGATCGATGTTCAAGGGGACATATCCTATGACATTGTGGACTTCATTACAGAAACCTGGCCAGAT GTTCCAGAATCTGCAATATTCTTCATAGAAGACGGAAAAAAGGTTCCAGCTGCATAA
- the LOC125862960 gene encoding translation machinery-associated protein 22 isoform X2 translates to MAEKLQTVEVLYCGVCGLPAEYCEFGSEFEKCKPWLIQNAPDLYPDLAKDSNLKEADRVSEQLQSTSISEGSSTSKKEEVKRLPGGKIKKKDKQEIIIEKVTRNRRKSITTIKGLEIFGVKLSDASKKLGKKFATGASVVKGPTEKEQIDVQGDISYDIVDFITETWPDVPESAIFFIEDGKKVPAA, encoded by the exons ATGGCGGAGAAGCTCCAAACAGTTGAGGTTCTATATTGTGGAGTTTGCGGGTTACCCGCTGAGTATTGTGAATTCGGATCCGAATTTGAGAAATGCAAACCCTGGTTGATCCAAAATGCACCCGATCTCTACCCAGACCTTGCTAAAG attcTAATTTGAAAGAAGCTGATAGAGTCTCTGAGCAGCTCCAGTCGACGTCAATCTCGGAAG GTTCTTCTACATCTAAGAAAGAAGAAGTCAAGCGCCTTCCTGGTggaaagataaaaaagaaa GATAAACAGGAGATAATTATTGAAAAGGTCACCAGAAACAGACGAAAGAGTATCACTACCATCAAAGGCCTTGAAATCTTTG GTGTTAAACTAAGTGATGCTTCAAAAAAGCTTGGTAAAAAGTTTGCTACTGGAGCTTCTGTGGTTAAG GGACCAACTGAAAAGGAGCAGATCGATGTTCAAGGGGACATATCCTATGACATTGTGGACTTCATTACAGAAACCTGGCCAGAT GTTCCAGAATCTGCAATATTCTTCATAGAAGACGGAAAAAAGGTTCCAGCTGCATAA